In Rutidosis leptorrhynchoides isolate AG116_Rl617_1_P2 chromosome 2, CSIRO_AGI_Rlap_v1, whole genome shotgun sequence, one genomic interval encodes:
- the LOC139890441 gene encoding uncharacterized protein, with product MDLERSSHVESESKGSSNVSYVQKPKIGKSGGLLIIWDSSIFVVTAAVEKRHFIAIKGKWKGKDNESIIVNVYGPHNDNDKSIFFDSLDVLLNASNVDWILGGDFNEFRFSSERQNSIFISRRACVFNDFIDRNQFIEIPLLGKRFTRISDDGRKLSKLDRFLVNESFVQTWGHTSVIALDRRTSDHCPLILRDSNIDFGPKPFKLFNIWLENKDVEKIIVDAWNEQNALRTWSKYQYGTLDEEIENWQNITKEMEEKADSGSLNDDDRTSWINARAIWLQKEKEKTKMIQQKSRIKWCE from the exons atggatttggagcgatcgtcacatgttgAGTCAGAAAGTAAG GGTTCATCAAATGTTAGTTACGTACAGAAACCAAAAATTGGTAAGTCGGGTGGATTGTTAATAATTTGGGACTCATCGATCTTCGTTGTTACTGCTGCAGTCGAAAAGAGGCACTTCATAGCTATTAAAGGTAAATGGAAGGGTAAAGATAATGAATCGATCATAGTAAATGTGTATGGACCCCATAATGATAACgataaaagcattttcttcgatAGTCTGGATGTTTTGTTAAACGCCTCAAATGTCGATTGGATTCTAGGGGGTGATTTTAATGAGTTTCGTTTTAGTTCAGAACGTCAAAATTCTATATTCATCAGTAGGCGAGCTTGTGTGTTCAATGATTTTATTGATCGTAACCAATTTATTGAAATCCCCCTACTCGGGAAAAGATTTACGAGAATTAGTGATGACGGTCGTAAATTGAGTAAGCTTGATCGTTTTTTGGTAAATGAAAGTTTTGTTCAAACGTGGGGTCATACCTCTGTCATCGCCTTGGATAGACGTACTTCTGACCATTGTCCGTTGATTCTTCGAGATTCGAACATTGATTTTGGGCCTAAACCGTTTAAATTGTTTAATATCTGGCTCGAAAACAAAGATGTCGAAAAGATCATTGTTGATGCTTGGAACGAGCAG AATGCTCTTCGAACATGGAGCAAATACCAATATGGAACGCTTGATGAGGAAATTGAAAATTGGCAAAATATAACCAAAGAGATGGAAGAAAAGGCCGATTCCGGTTCATTAAATGACGATGATCGAACTTCATGGATTAACGCGAGAGCAATTTGGttgcaaaaagaaaaagaaaaaaccaAAATGATTCAACAAAAATCAAGAATAAAATGGTGCGAATAA
- the LOC139894157 gene encoding plastidic ATP/ADP-transporter-like — protein sequence MLIMEGVIQTKGLLSLPSNPQTKIFLNKLPHQSLRQRYNLSSNPIKPTTGLSLNLNGSKKFQSFSTTHGLFSLQKLRSFHVCKASAAAAGGGAGEFEVEGPKFMGVEVLTLKKIVPLGLMFFCILFNYTILRDTKDVLVVTAKGSSAEIIPFLKTWVNLPMAIGFMLLYTKLANVLSKKALFYTVILPFIAFFGAFGFVLYPMSNYFHPTALADRLLEFLGPRFLGPLAIMRIWSFCLFYVMAELWGSVVVSVLFWGFANQITTVDEAKKFYPLFGLGANVALIFSGRTVKYFSNMRKHLGPGVDGWAISLKYMMSIVVIMGFAICGLYWWVNTFVPLPTRSKKKKEKPNMTTMESLKFLVSSPYIRDLATLVVAYGISINLVEVTWKSKLKAQFPSPNEYSSFMGDFSTATGIATFTMMLLSQWIFNKYGWGVAAKITPTVLLVTGVGFFSLILFGGPLAPGLMTLGITPLLAAVYVGAMQNIFSKSAKYSLFDPCKEMAYIPLDEDTKVKGKAAIDVVCNPLGKSGGALIQQFMILTFGSLANSTPYLGGILLVIVIAWLGAAKSLDTQFTALRKEEELEKEMERAAVKIPIVSSNVETNGSLGSDSNSNSSAETSFPRNA from the exons ATGCTAATAATGGAAGGTGTCATTCAAACAAAAGGTCTTTTATCACTCCCTTCAAACCCACAAACCAAAATCTTTCTCAACAAATTACCACACCAATCTTTAAGACAAAGATACAATCTTTCTTCAAACCCCATCAAACCCACAACTGGGTTATCTCTAAATCTCAATGGGTCAAAGAAATTTCAATCTTTTAGTACAACCCATGGTCTATTTTCCCTCCAAAAACTCAGAAGTTTTCATGTTTGTAAAGCTTCAGCCGCCGCCGCCGGTGGAGGCGCCGGTGAATTTGAGGTTGAAGGACCTAAGTTTATGGGTGTTGAAGTATTGACCTTAAAAAAGATTGTGCCTTTAGGGTTAATGTtcttttgtattctatttaattaTACAATTCTTAGAGATACAAAAGATGTATTAGTGGTAACAGCAAAAGGGTCAAGTGCAGAAATTATCCCCTTTTTGAAAACTTGGGTTAATTTGCCAATGGCAATTGGGTTTATGTTATTGTACACAAAATTGGCTAATGTGTTATCAAAAAAGGCACTGTTTTATACTGTAATTCTTCCGTTTATCGCGTTTTTTGGGGCTTTTGGGTTTGTTTTGTATCCAATGAGCAATTATTTTCACCCAACTGCACTTGCTGATAGACTTCTTGAATTTTTGGGACCTCGGTTTCTTGGACCCCTTGCGATTATGAGGATTTGGAGTTTTTGTCTGTTCTATGTGATGGCTGAGCTTTGGGGAAGTGTGGTTGTTTCAGTCTTGTTTTGGGGGTTTGCTAATCAG ATCACAACTGTGGATGAGGCTAAGAAGTTCTATCCCTTATTCGGACTTGGAGCCAACGTTGCGTTAATTTTTTCAGGCCGTACAGTCAAATACTTCTCGAATATGCGGAAACATTTGGGCCCGGGAGTCGATGGGTGGGCCATTTCTTTAAAATACATGATGAGCATTGTTGTCATAATGGGGTTTGCAATTTGTGGTCTTTATTGGTGGGTCAATACCTTCGTTCCTCTTCCTACCCGTAGCAAGAAGAAGAAG GAGAAGCCTAACATGACGACAATGGAGAGTTTGAAGTTTTTGGTATCGTCGCCATACATTAGGGATTTGGCCACGTTGGTTGTAGCATATGGAATTAGTATTAATCTAGTTGAGGTTACATGGAAATCGAAGCTCAAGGCTCAG TTTCCGAGTCCGAATGAGTACTCTTCCTTCATGGGTGACTTTTCAACTGCAACCGGAATTGCAACATTCACAATGATGCTTTTAAGTCAATGGATATTCAACAAATATGGATGGGGAGTGGCTGCAAAAATCACACCGACGGTCCTACTTGTAACGGGAGTCGGGTTCTTTTCGTTGATCTTGTTCGGTGGTCCTCTTGCACCAGGTCTAATGACACTCGGAATAACTCCGCTTTTAGCTGCGGTGTATGTTGGTGCAATGCAAAACATATTTAGCAAAAGTGCAAAATACAGTTTGTTTGATCCTTGCAAGGAAATGGCTTATATTCCCTTAGATGAAGATACCAAG GTTAAAGGTAAGGCAGCAATAGATGTTGTATGCAACCCATTGGGGAAATCAGGAGGTGCGCTAATTCAGCAATTCATGATATTAACATTTGGTTCGCTTGCAAACTCAACACCTTATCTCGGTGGTATACTTTTAGTGATCGTAATAGCGTGGTTAGGTGCCGCAAAGTCATTGGATACTCAATTTACTGCATTGCGAAAAGAAGAAGAGCTTGAGAAGGAAATGGAACGAGCTGCGGTTAAGATCCCAATCGTATCTTCGAATGTTGAAACGAACGGGTCATTGGGAAGCGATTCGAACAGTAACAGTTCAGCAGAAACCTCATTTCCAAGGAACGCTTGA